A window from Dermacentor albipictus isolate Rhodes 1998 colony chromosome 10, USDA_Dalb.pri_finalv2, whole genome shotgun sequence encodes these proteins:
- the LOC135911886 gene encoding uncharacterized protein isoform X3: protein MRRTFRNIIIRIVPNAIDRHLLRGRVRLARATRSRKKNAVLEPRLQRGVDMAAPSQPAGTSSSVPVKQGKPPTPEEKQAKHNKLEDIEKMIEERAEVKTAATVYFSTESMDKPGPKQKGAQKLNKIAPFPSAPSPSSRGQMSPMSGNSPMSRASPTPVASPKKSEMSPGRQATPISVRTPRPYRQKLFIAAVVLLVIVGAAVVSLTVWTSIGPSYKVNYACKTPICEKVMKQLSEFANSTVKPCDDFYSHVCGHWLRMAEGSTFMRDAKKQFTHRRHALLTSPFNSSEPNSEVLETAQAFYTSCLAMFGEAVELKTALNELYSALNVSVKKWLAETRWQRFFSDCFDLSLKNHFHSLFKVNRYSAAEGPYFSVLLGRSFYQQMQHSEPVIRTKEYMRRVLEKIGEAAPSHKVIEEVITLDSAWQTRGAMKGAPTSPARVADVSCGPFTADTWGAKFAEHGASNDTAVRTAKFSLTCAFMEHVLLNSSSQARALYLLTLLAAHVLTYDFQLSISRSTQALMSICQRGARRVFREMWVHALSQMLSLKRPYVRDIRNYTDFGTRLRRVISERDWMSAEDREACLERVEGFQVTVFPDSAMSVQQLECSPFGQGDRSISRFSLSSTFIKNFVHVLKVQLSPSCLHSPHTSTPGRTLDAFLGTDIMLDLAKKTVIVPQFLGVEPLFYVGDVDRFINIATVTTLVASLGATIAKRPLKVSDVSGVSESTEGQWSDETSGKYDDISRCLAAKYKLPGDKSGNETKLDDVFAIMDGIRVAKITKDEFDEEDAETNERHLTATDALFFKRACLSLCASNKVDVHVTEHSFSKASAACNYGVGRMREFHSAFGCNEKDRMWTIMQCFDRYTEKE, encoded by the exons AGTTGGAAGACATCGAAAAAATGATCGAGGAAAGGGCGGAGGTGAAGACTGCTGCTACAGTATACTTCAGTACCGAATCTATGGACAAGCCCGGACCAAAGCAGAAAGGTGCCCAAA AGCTTAATAAAATAGCACCGTTCCCTAGTGCCCCATCTCCTTCATCACGAGGACAAATGTCACCAATGTCGGGGAACTCACCAATGTCAAGGGCATCACCTACGCCAGTTGCCTCACCGAAGAAATCGGAAATGTCACCGGGAAGACAAGCGACACCTATTTCAGTGC GTACTCCTCGACCGTATCGCCAGAAGCTATTCATCGCTGCAGTCGTACTGCTCGTCATTGTTGGAGCCGCTGTCGTATCCCTCACCGTGTGGACCAGCATCGGGCCTTCTTACAAAGTCAACTACGCTTGCAAGACTCCTATATGTGAAAAG GTGATGAAGCAGCTTTCGGAGTTCGCCAATTCCACGGTGAAACCGTGCGACGACTTTTACTCCCACGTGTGCGGTCACTGGTTGCGAATGGCCGAGGGGAGCACGTTCATGAGGGACGCCAAGAAGCAGTTCACACACAGACGCCACGCGCTGCTCACCTCCCCGTTCAACTCGAGTGAACCCAACAGCGAGGTGCTTGAGACGGCGCAAGCGTTCTACACGTCTTGCCTGGCCATGTTCGGCGAGGCGGTGGAGCTCAAGACGGCACTCAACGAGCTTTACTCG GCGTTAAATGTGTCCGTAAAGAAATGGCTAGCCGAAACCCGGTGGCAGAGGTTCTTCTCCGACTGCTTCGACCTGTCGCTCAAGAATCACTTTCACAGCCTCTTCAAGGTCAACCGCTACTCTGCGGCCGAGGGTCCCTACTTCTCTGTGCTCCTCGGTCGCAGCTTCTACCAGCAGATGCAGCACAGTGAACCGGTCATCCGGACGAAAGAGTACATGCGACGAGTGCTGGAGAAAATCGGAGAGGCGGCGCCCTCCCACAAAGTGATTGAAGAGGTTATCACACTGGACAGCGCCTGGCAAACGCGGGGCGCCATGAAAGGCGCGCCGACGTCACCGGCGCGCGTCGCCGACGTGTCGTGCGGACCATTCACGGCCGACACGTGGGGAGCGAAGTTCGCAGAGCACGGTGCCTCCAACGACACTGCCGTACGCACAGCGAAATTCAGCCTCACTTGCGCGTTCATGGAGCACGTTCTCTTGAACTCGAGCTCGCAGGCCAGAGCCCTGTACTTGCTGACGCTTCTGGCGGCTCACGTGTTGACCTACGACTTCCAGCTCTCGATATCGAGGTCTACGCAGGCGCTGATGAGCATTTGCCAGCGCGGAGCGAGGCGTGTCTTCAGGGAGATGTGGGTGCACGCGCTCTCCCAGATGCTCTCCCTAAAGAGGCCCTACGTGCGAGACATCAGGAACTACACCGACTTCGGCACGCGACTGCGGCGGGTCATCTCCGAGCGTGACTGGATGAGCGCCGAAGACCGCGAGGCGTGCTTAGAGCGAGTGGAGGGGTTCCAGGTGACCGTCTTTCCGGACAGCGCGATGAGCGTCCAGCAGTTGGAGTGCAGTCCCTTCGGGCAGGGCGACAGGAGCATCAGCCGCTTCAGCCTGAGCAGCACGTTCATCAAGAACTTCGTGCACGTCCTCAAGGTCCAGTTGAGCCCGTCCTGTCTTCACAGTCCTCACACGTCAACGCCAGGTAGAACTCTAGATGCTTTCCTTGGCACCGACATCATGCTCGACTTGGCAAAGAAGACGGTCATCGTCCCGCAGTTTCTGGGCGTGGAGCCACTGTTTTACGTGGGAGATGTGGATAGATTCATCAACATCGCCACTGTGACTACGCTGGTGGCCAGCCTGGGAGCGACCATAGCCAAGCGCCCACTCAAAGTCTCGGACGTCAGTGGTGTGAGCGAGTCCACCGAGGGGCAGTGGAGCGATGAGACGTCCGGAAAATACGATGACATCTCACGTTGCCTCGCAGCAAAGTATAAACTACCTGGCGACAAGTCAGGCAACGAGACCAAGTTGGACGACGTTTTTGCGATCATGGATGGTATAAGGGTCGCCAAAATTACGAAGGACGAGTTTGATGAGGAAGACGCTGAAACGAACGAGAGGCACTTAACTGCCACCGACGCGCTGTTCTTTAAGCGCGCTTGCTTGTCACTTTGTGCGTCCAACAAGGTAGATGTGCATGTCACAGAGCACAGCTTCTCCAAAGCCTCCGCGGCATGCAACTACGGCGTCGGCAGGATGCGAGAATTCCACAGTGCGTTTGGATGCAACGAGAAAGATCGAATGTGGACCATAATGCAGTGCTTTGACcgatacacagaaaaagaataG